A stretch of Imperialibacter roseus DNA encodes these proteins:
- a CDS encoding tetratricopeptide repeat protein, with product MKPTFGLVTVLLFVILSPPHTATSQERLPLFSSKSKIKLVQLCVDHIYNMEFDEARVLYKEIKIALPGHPALDMLDAFFISWQEMPFNVHSPGYKDHIAKLEAVIEKSQKILKEDADNEEGIFFEMSARGLLAEYYADEGSYMKAISEAKQTYDFIKKGFELTDKNPEFLFTVGLYNYFRETYPERHPIYKPFLWFFKSGDKELGLKQLDQACRQGVLTKVEANLYTSYIYLRYENNPETALKYLRRLNKDYPKNPFFQTKLAEALVMNGRYKEVSPLADELLANSDAYYRMSANLFLGIIEEKKAANLADATYYYQKALSESATFEFKGEYYKSLAYLGLGRIFRSQGNSDLADGQFNLAIEWATTEEVEKEAKGYLKH from the coding sequence ATGAAACCAACCTTTGGGCTAGTTACTGTTCTATTGTTCGTCATCCTCTCCCCTCCTCACACCGCAACATCGCAGGAAAGGCTTCCGCTTTTTAGCAGTAAGAGTAAAATCAAATTAGTGCAGCTGTGCGTGGATCACATCTACAACATGGAATTTGATGAGGCCAGAGTGCTTTACAAAGAGATAAAAATTGCTTTGCCGGGCCATCCTGCACTAGACATGCTGGATGCCTTTTTCATTTCGTGGCAGGAAATGCCTTTCAATGTTCATTCTCCGGGTTACAAAGACCACATAGCAAAACTTGAAGCGGTAATTGAAAAGTCGCAAAAAATATTGAAAGAGGACGCTGACAATGAAGAAGGTATTTTCTTTGAAATGTCGGCGAGGGGGCTATTAGCTGAATATTACGCTGACGAAGGCAGCTACATGAAGGCCATCAGCGAGGCTAAACAGACTTATGATTTCATCAAAAAAGGGTTCGAACTGACTGACAAAAACCCGGAGTTTTTGTTTACCGTTGGCTTGTACAATTATTTCAGAGAGACCTACCCTGAGAGGCATCCTATCTACAAACCATTTTTGTGGTTTTTTAAAAGTGGGGACAAAGAGCTGGGCCTTAAGCAGCTTGACCAGGCCTGTCGGCAAGGGGTGCTGACGAAGGTGGAAGCTAACCTTTACACGTCCTACATCTACCTGCGGTACGAGAACAATCCAGAAACTGCCCTCAAGTACCTTAGAAGGCTTAATAAAGACTATCCAAAAAACCCCTTTTTCCAAACAAAGCTCGCTGAGGCCCTGGTGATGAATGGGCGCTACAAGGAAGTGAGTCCACTGGCCGACGAGCTTCTTGCAAATTCAGACGCTTACTACCGCATGTCGGCCAATCTATTTCTGGGAATTATAGAGGAAAAGAAGGCTGCGAATTTGGCCGACGCCACATATTATTACCAGAAGGCACTGAGCGAGTCGGCTACTTTTGAATTTAAGGGAGAGTACTACAAAAGCCTTGCCTACCTGGGCTTGGGTCGAATTTTCCGCAGCCAGGGCAACAGCGACCTTGCCGATGGGCAGTTTAACCTGGCCATTGAATGGGCCACTACTGAGGAAGTAGAAAAAGAAGCCAAAGGTTATTTAAAACATTAG
- a CDS encoding GNAT family N-acetyltransferase: MEVNFYQNGKGLEKRQWAFNPLLFQSMAFVGNQFPDGGYVSFTLESGGEVHAIIHFSVEESGWVSLPKSPFGGVSASEEVNEPDVRLLANAVLRKSEGRPLTVFLPYTGYLSTTGSWFSNSLREAGFTVAFQDTQQYIEVSVERSLSESMHDSQLRRLAKCEKAGFLFAEEPFEHLAEIYSFIEACRTEQSIPLNISLEVLRKSWVNMKGSYNLFVVRDQEEVIAACITVTVSREVLYYFLPAASAAYSQFSPMVMLIFNLYKWAQKSNYRLIDLGRASIEGEVQEGLREFKDRMGGVKGYSVCLRKR, translated from the coding sequence ATGGAGGTAAATTTCTATCAGAATGGAAAGGGCCTGGAAAAAAGGCAGTGGGCGTTTAATCCGTTGCTATTTCAGTCTATGGCATTTGTGGGAAACCAATTTCCTGATGGTGGGTATGTGTCATTTACTTTGGAGAGTGGTGGGGAGGTGCATGCCATCATTCATTTTTCTGTGGAAGAGAGTGGATGGGTTAGTTTACCTAAAAGCCCTTTTGGGGGGGTGTCGGCATCGGAGGAGGTTAATGAGCCAGATGTTCGGTTGCTCGCAAATGCAGTACTGAGGAAATCAGAGGGCAGGCCACTGACGGTTTTTTTGCCTTATACAGGTTACCTGTCCACAACCGGAAGCTGGTTTTCTAACTCTTTAAGAGAAGCAGGCTTTACTGTCGCATTCCAGGACACGCAGCAGTATATTGAAGTATCCGTCGAACGGTCGCTATCAGAGTCCATGCATGACAGCCAGCTGAGGAGGTTGGCGAAGTGTGAGAAAGCAGGCTTTCTTTTTGCTGAGGAGCCTTTTGAGCATCTAGCTGAGATTTATTCATTTATAGAGGCCTGCCGAACCGAGCAAAGTATTCCGCTGAATATCTCGCTTGAGGTTCTTCGGAAGTCATGGGTGAATATGAAAGGTAGTTACAATCTATTTGTTGTCAGAGATCAGGAAGAAGTGATTGCGGCGTGCATCACGGTAACTGTGTCCCGTGAAGTGCTTTATTACTTCCTGCCTGCGGCCAGTGCAGCCTATAGCCAATTTAGTCCGATGGTTATGCTTATTTTCAATCTTTACAAATGGGCGCAAAAGTCTAACTATAGATTGATTGACTTGGGAAGAGCCTCGATCGAAGGAGAAGTGCAAGAAGGACTTCGTGAATTTAAAGATAGGATGGGGGGGGTCAAAGGATATAGCGTTTGTTTAAGAAAACGATAG